Genomic DNA from Mycobacterium stomatepiae:
TATCTGGTTGACCAGGCACGGATCACGCGTGCGCACGCTGGCGAAACGCCGAAAACAGCCGGTGGTTTGGTCGCGGTCGCCTTCGCGGCGGTTGCTCTGGGTGCCGAGCTGTATGAATTGACGTTCGGTGACGTACGCATCGGATTGGTAGCGGCGATTTTCGCCGCCGTCTGCAGCGTTGCGGGCCTGGGCTGGCTGAACTACGGCTCGCGTCGTGTCCACGGGGCGCAACCGCAGGTCGTGGCCGGGAGATCGAACGCCCCGGCGCCGTGGCAGAGCCACTGATCGCGTTCGCTCGGCGTCCGAAGAAGGGGAATTTCGTTCGTCCAATTTTCTTATGTTTGACACGGTGTGGGGCGCAGTCGAACGGGGTACCGCCATTGCCGACGGGGGAGTACATCGGACGTGCGTCATCCCGCCATCCTGCGAGGAAGGTATGCCCATGAAGACCGTAAGCGATTACGACGCACGTCGCGTGACCGATGCCGACAGCCAGGAGCCCGCCGAGCTGCGCCAGCTGGATGCCGGTTCGTCCACCGCGGTTGTCGATGAGGACCCTAACGATGTGCACTTCTACGAGCTGCCCGGTGCGGATCTGTCCGGCGAGGAACTGGCCGTGACGGTGATTCCGCAGCGGTCTGACGAATTCACCTGCTCGAGTTGCTTCCTGGTTCAGCACCGACACCGGATGCTGCTGTCCAGCTCGGGGCGGCCCGTATGTACGGATTGTGCGTAGTGCGCCGCGAAATACAATCGAAGGATGCACGGCGTTTTAGTTTTTGACGGTCGGTGCGGGGTCTGCACTCGGGCGGTCAACGCGCTGGTCCGGTGGGATCGGACGGGCATGCTGCGCATCGAGCCGATGCAGACACCCGGGATGGCCGACCGACTCGGCGTTACCGACGAACGAATGCTCGAATCCGCATGGTGGGTGGATTCTTCCGGCGCGATCGTGGCCGGGGCGCATGCGATGAACGCGGCACTGTCCGTGGCGTTGGGGACCCGCGTCCCGCTGTGGATCTATCGGATCCCGGGCGTTGGTGCGCTGCAGAACGCCATCTACCACTGGGTTTCGGCGCACCGCTATCGCTTCCGCGGAGCCACGCCACTGTGCGAGGCCGAGCCGGAGCGGTGTGCGTAGCCGAAATACGTTCTGGGCGTGCGGTTTCGATCCGCGACGGCGCGCAGTCTAATTCTGCGCCCACTCCCGCCCGCATATGCGGCACTGACGGATGACCGTCGACCATTGCGGCTCACCTTCGACGGGCTGGCGAACCAGATGAGTGGACATGTCGCCGCAACCGGGGCAGGCGCAGGTCGCGAGGTACGGCTCGGCGGGCTGCCCGTTCATCAGGTATCGGTTTTCCGCTCGCGAGTACGGCGCAATCGACAGGCGCTCCGGACGGGGTCCGGCCTTCGGAGTGTCGAACCATAGGAGGCCACAGACCACCATGGCGACGGCCCCGAAGATGGCGACGATCACCAACGGAATGTTCCAAGGCCAGTTCGGCGGGATCGGGGTGAGCGCGAGAAGCAGCATCATGGCGGAGATCAGGAAACTGATAATCGTGCCAGGCTTGGCGAATCGGTAGCCGCCGACCTGCATCGCCTCCCATACGTCGATCTCCTGCTGGCGTTGCGCAACCTCTAAAAGAGTTGGGTGGTAAGGAAATCCGACGCCCGACGGAGGCTCGGCGCAGCCGGCCAAGCGCTCACACGTCTCCCGCTGCTCGGAAACCGGCCTGACCAACGCCATGCGGCCCAATTTTAGTGCGCGGTGCCCGCCTCGGCGAGGCGGCGGTTGCTGAACGCGTCGTGGCCATGGCCCACGCCAGGTACGCCCGCGGCGGCGCGAGCAAACGCTGACAAAGCCCAGAGCGGGTGCAGGGAAGCGCCAGGGCGAGAACTTATAGTTTGTTGCCGCGGCCGGCGCAACTGCGTTTCGCTAGGCGTCGAGGGGAATCTTGCTGGATTTTGCAGCATCGCCGCCGGAAGGCAACTCAACCAGAACGTATTCCGGTCCCGGATCGCGGCCGTTCCCGGCCGCTGCAGCAGCTTGGAATACCTGAGCGACCGAAATACGTTGTGCAGCAGTCAGTTACGACTCATGGTTTGGTGAGCTGATCAGCTCGGCTTGGTATGGCCCGTCGTCGCCGGCGATGTTGGCCGCTGCCGCGCCATATCTCGCTTGGCTGAATACCACCGCGATCCAGACGGAGCAGACGGGTGCGGCGTTTGCGATGATGTGGCCCCCGCCGGCCGTTGCGACCAATCGCACCGTGTTGGCGAACCTGTTGGCGTCCAACATCTTCGGGCAACACACCGGTGATCGCGGCCATTGAGGCCAGATCCACGCCCTCTCCGCTCAGTCGTGGATGCCGAGCGCCGCATTCTCTGCATCGGCGGGCCGGGGGCTCGTGTTCTCCGCGTTCAGGTTCCGGGCCGGTCGTAGCGCGGCCTGCACCACCAGACCCGCGGCCAGCGCCCAAAACGCAGCACTGATGCCGGCCAGGCTCAGGCCTGATGCAGCGACAACAAATGTGATCGCTGCCGGGGCACGCCCAGCGAGATCGGCCGAGCCGGACATGGCCGCTGCCAGTGACGAGCCCAGGGTGCTGAGCAGTCCGAGACCGGCGACCGCGCCGATCACCTCGGAGGGTGCTCCGGCGACGAGCGTGGTCAGCGCGGTGGTCAGCGCGGCCAGCACGAGGTAGGCCGCGCCGAACGCCGTCGCGGCCGGCCACCGCCGCGCCGGATCGCAATGTGCTTCGGGGGATGCCGGAACCGCCGCACTGATAGCGGCCAGGTTGATCGCGTGCCCGCCGAAGGGGGCGCCGGCTAGCGTGCCGAGCCCGGTGACCGTCATCGACTCCCGCCAGGGCACCCGATAGCCGTAGGAAACCATGATCGCGACACCAGGAACATTCTGGGCGGCCATCGTGACGAGGTAGAGGGGCACCGTAACGCCGGCGACGGCGACCCAGCTTAGCCGCGCCGTGGTCCAGACTGGGTGTGGGAGCAACGGCCCGGATAGGTCAGCGTGGTGACTGAGTGCAATCACTGCCAGCGTGACCACGAAGGCCGCCGGCACCGCCCATCGGGTCGCGAACCTGGCGAACACCAGCCAGGTCAACAAGATTGGTGTCACCTGCCAAGGGTGTGAGGCCAGCCCGCGCACTGGGCTCAGACACAGTTGCAGCACGACACCGGCGAGCATCGCTTGTGCGATCGGCGCCGGGATCGCCGTGATCAGCGCACCCATCCGCGGCCAGATACCGGTCAGCATTACCAGCGCCCCAGCGAGCAGGAATGCTCCGATGGCGGCTGGCCATCCGCCATGCACCCCTCCGGTGCTAACCAGCACTGCTGCGCCCGGTGTCGACCAGGCCAGCGTGATCGGGATCCGGTGCCGCAGGCTCAGCCACAGCGTGCCCAGGCCGACGGTGACGCACAGCGCCGCCAGTCCCGAAGTGGCCTGCGTGGGTGTTGCGCCCACCGCTTGCAGGCCGGCTATGACGACTGCGAACGCGCTCGTGTAGCCCACCAGGGCGATGTTTAGGCCGGCGTGAATCGGCTTGCGGGGTTCCATAAACAGAACCTTAACCACAATGTTCTGTTTATGGAACCCTGGCTACGGTTAGAGCATGGATGACGTGTCGGCGGTGGTGGGCGCCCGGGTGCGCGCTGAGCGACAGGCGCGCGGCTTTTCGCTCGCCGCGCTGTCGTCGGCGGCGGGCATCGGCAAGGGATCGCTATCGGAGATCGAGAACGGCGCGCGCAGTCCGACGCTGGGGACGCTGTACGCGGTCGCCGGCGCGCTGGGGCTGCCGCTGGCGACACTGCTTGACGGCCGCCGCGGAACGCGCGTCGCTGCAGAAGGGATCGTGGTCAGCCTGCTCGACGTCACCGAAGGTGAGCACGGCACCGTCGAGATCTATCGTCTGCAGCTCGGTGTCGGTGCCCGGCATCGTTCCGCCGCCCACGGCCGCGATGTCGTCGAGCATCTGCTCGTGACTTCGGGCAGGGCCGCCGTCGGGCGCGCCGGTGACGAGGTGGAGCTAGCCGCGGGTGCATCAACCGACTGGATCAGCGACGTGCCCCACACCTACACTGCGCTCGACGACGCGCCGGTGGATGCCGTGCTGGTGATCCGCTCACCGCACCAAGCCGAGTCGACCAAGAAACCCTGACGCTGCGTTTCAGTGTTCTCGATATGCCTATCGAGAACCTGTTTGATGGTCGGGGTGGCGGGATTTGAACCCACGGCCTCTTCGTCCCGAACGACGGCGATCAGGGGTGATGGCCGATGTCGGCTAGTGACGGAAATCAGCAAGAACGGGCTACTGATCGTGCCTTTTCTATCAATTGCCGTTGGATGTTAGCTACGGCCATCAACGGACGAAGCGTACCGATCTGCGTACGCAGCGGCGGCGAATACTGGCCAAATGGCTCTCACAGCGGAGCGACCGCGACACGCCCGGACAATGCCGACATCCATCGGAATTGCCCACAACGAACTACACTCATGTGACTTCTCACCGTACCCCGCTAACCAGCGGGTATGTGCTACGCGCCGTCAGCGTGATCGCAGCAGACGGCCTTGTTCCGATCGCAGCCGAATAGCTGCTGTTTTGAGATCCCCGGTGCCGCCGTGGTGGCAGCCTATGATCCAAGAAGTCCAGACCAAAGCCGGTTTGGGCCGGAGTTCTTGGTCTGGTACCTCTTGGCTGCTTGGTCGGCAGGCCTCGACGTTAACACCGGCATCTGCCGGGGGACTCGGCAACCCGCCGAATCCCGACCTTGGACTTCGTCGGCTTGCACGGATGGTCCGTGCACGCAGAAGAACCAAGGAACCCACCTGACATGACTGACCCCATTAGCACCAGCATCACGCTGGGCGGATTCGTCGAGTTCATTACGGCCAGCGCCAGCAGGCGCGTCACGGCTGTCCGCGATGTCGCCGAAATGCAGTTGTCGGACTACGAGCGGAGCCACGATTTCTATGCCGGAGTTCGTGACGCCATCACCCTCGGCGTGGCCAACGGCGACGACGAGCAGCGAGTGCGCCGTGCCGTCGAGAACTGCAACCCGCGTCGTCGTGAGCACTACGAAGCAGTCGCCCAGGGCTGGGCAGCGTGGCGGCGCGGCAAGACACTGCGCGTGTTCTCGCAGCCTTTGGACTGGCAACAGCAAGGGCTAGAGGTCCGCGTGTCACCGAGATTCACATGGCAGGA
This window encodes:
- a CDS encoding DUF4193 domain-containing protein — translated: MKTVSDYDARRVTDADSQEPAELRQLDAGSSTAVVDEDPNDVHFYELPGADLSGEELAVTVIPQRSDEFTCSSCFLVQHRHRMLLSSSGRPVCTDCA
- a CDS encoding thiol-disulfide oxidoreductase DCC family protein — its product is MHGVLVFDGRCGVCTRAVNALVRWDRTGMLRIEPMQTPGMADRLGVTDERMLESAWWVDSSGAIVAGAHAMNAALSVALGTRVPLWIYRIPGVGALQNAIYHWVSAHRYRFRGATPLCEAEPERCA
- a CDS encoding benzoate/H(+) symporter BenE family transporter, whose translation is MEPRKPIHAGLNIALVGYTSAFAVVIAGLQAVGATPTQATSGLAALCVTVGLGTLWLSLRHRIPITLAWSTPGAAVLVSTGGVHGGWPAAIGAFLLAGALVMLTGIWPRMGALITAIPAPIAQAMLAGVVLQLCLSPVRGLASHPWQVTPILLTWLVFARFATRWAVPAAFVVTLAVIALSHHADLSGPLLPHPVWTTARLSWVAVAGVTVPLYLVTMAAQNVPGVAIMVSYGYRVPWRESMTVTGLGTLAGAPFGGHAINLAAISAAVPASPEAHCDPARRWPAATAFGAAYLVLAALTTALTTLVAGAPSEVIGAVAGLGLLSTLGSSLAAAMSGSADLAGRAPAAITFVVAASGLSLAGISAAFWALAAGLVVQAALRPARNLNAENTSPRPADAENAALGIHD
- a CDS encoding helix-turn-helix domain-containing protein; amino-acid sequence: MDDVSAVVGARVRAERQARGFSLAALSSAAGIGKGSLSEIENGARSPTLGTLYAVAGALGLPLATLLDGRRGTRVAAEGIVVSLLDVTEGEHGTVEIYRLQLGVGARHRSAAHGRDVVEHLLVTSGRAAVGRAGDEVELAAGASTDWISDVPHTYTALDDAPVDAVLVIRSPHQAESTKKP